A stretch of DNA from Cryptomeria japonica chromosome 4, Sugi_1.0, whole genome shotgun sequence:
ATTTCTTAGGAGACATTTGAGTAACATTATCATAAGGTACATATCCAACATGCTTGAAACAAACAAATTACTTAGCAAATTTTTGATAGCTTGCATCTAAAATATTGTCATCGTTGTCTCAATTGAAACAAGAAATCATATGAACAAGATCAACACCATCAACACAAGTACTGCATACAAAATTACAGATCACATCATTTACATCTTTTtgttcaataatttttttatttcaaatacatTTCAATATGTTACAACCAAAATATCCAGTTTTCACAAATTTACTAAAGTTTTGAATGTTGATAATAGTAAGCTTGTGACAGATTGGAATCTATgttattgaagatgggagatagagaaaaaggaaatgaaagatttCGAAATTTTGAAATTCTAGATTTTCATAAatagttttaataaaatattatttataaatttaaatatagaTATCTTCTCAAATATacttaatataaatttaaaatgtgTATCCATTGCACCTCCTATTAGTAGAAGTGGTAGTGTTAAATCAGAGATACAATGACATTAGATTTAAGAaagaaataattttgaaaattcaaatctAATGGTTTCCCTCTATATTAGAAGGTGGATATCGCAATACAAGTTGTAAATGTGGTTGACGAGGCAGCCTGAACACGAGTCTTACTTGATTCGAAagagaataaaataataaaataatattatgatgAAATCAGTACAGAATATCGGCATGAAAATTTCGTCACAAGACGATGCGGCAGTTCTTTCGTATTTCACCCGCCGATCCCGTCAACACATCGATACTCCCCATCTTCACCATGGATTCACCAAATTTGTTACGCCAACTAGATGGATTCACCACGTTACTCTTCACCATATTTCGTGTTGAAGGAGTTGAAAGTAACGTTTGATCCGATGTTAATAATCCCCGCTTTCTATAAAGCTGTGTGTAATATTTGTTGTCAAGCCGAGTGGGGGTAATTTCCTCCAAAGATACGGTTGGGTCGGGAGTATCAGCAGGTGGGCAAGTAAGCCTGAGTCGCTGCGCCAGTTGAAAGTCCAGTGTGGGGTCCGCAGCGCCTGTGTTGTTGAAGTTGTAAAGTCTGTCACGAAATGAAGAGCAATGTGATACACCAATGGAGTGTGCACCTGCATCCAAATGCGATGGTCCATATCTTCCTTATTAGAAAACTATGAAATGAGACAAAAAAATGTCTTTAATCTCTGCCAGAAGTAATTCTTGATCAAAATTTTAATGGTACCCACCTGAAAGAGTTACCATTTCTTCCTGTGATAGACCTTTCTTCTCAAATATATCCGTTAACTCTTGGACGTTGAAAGATGGAGGAGGTAAGTTCCCGATGATATCCTCTTCTTTAGAGATTCTCCCGTCTTTTCGACCGGCTGGGACTCGCCAATTCATTTTACCTGCCTGCAAAAACAAGTAGTCCACAATCCGGAGAGACTGAGTAAACTTTCTATACAAATTGCTCTGATTGTTAAGATATTATGGTTATGACAGGAGTGAGTAAAAAGAGATAGCAACCTTGGATGCACTATCTCGAGCAGCAAATGCAATGATGTCTGCACATGAAACCACTTGAGGGCAAATGGCCTCAATTTCCCGTTTTGCTTCATCTATCACTTCAAACCCTCGAAGGCTTGGAAAATTTGCAGGTGACTCTTTCTCCGCTTTGTTGTCGGGCGTGGAGTCTATGAGAATTGAACCATCGCAACCCTGTAAACATCACCTTATTATATAAGTTCAAACAATTGATACTTAATGAGAAGATCTTTAAGGGCGATTTGCTTACCCTAACAAAGCAGTCGTGGAAGTGCATCCTGATTAGAGGAGCTGCTAATGTAGGGTCCTCTTTTAGGGCTTTGGAGACAGTTCTCTTTATAATGGATTCCGCTTGAGGACATTTATGGCGGTAATAACCCACCTTCAGCCCATTCGCCTGCGCATAGACAGAGCATATGTAGCATGCCATGGTGGTAATAATCAACAAGTATGTCGAAGTCTTCATTCTTGTGGATCTCTGCCTTCGGCCGTAGCAATATATTAGGAACAGAAAAAATCTAGGCTTGCTTTCGGCCTTTGAGAAAAGCTTTGCAGAACTACTTTTTGAAGAACGAAGGCTTGAATGCTTGGGCTTTGATTAAATTAATGTTGTTTCAATTCAATTCGGTAATGTCTCTATTTATATCGATCATGCCCATGACATAGTCTACATAGAATGAGTTGTCTAAGCCAGAGTTGACAGAGTCTATTTATTAAAATAATTGTTTCAGGCATCGACTTTGATTAGCTGGATTATATGCATATTGACTAATTACCAGCTAACCCAACGCGGAAATTCGTTTATCGCATCCGCTTGCAAACATCACTTGAGAGCAAAATATTGTTGACCATGAAAGCTGATATTTTAAAGCTTCTTAAACGCGTTCGACTAGATGAATATAAAATGATTTGTCAACGATAACAACTAAAAGGATGTAAAATGCGTATAGAGTAACTCAAATGGGAATGAATTGAATTGCATCAGAGTATTAAAAAATTCTACCTATCTCAGACGCAATACTGACTAGCTTACGATATTGATACGTAATTATGTTTAACTATAATCGATAGTATCTATGAAACCGACCAAGCAAGAAAATGTCAAATCTTCGCCGGCTTTGGATATCCGCAATAATTTTCTTCTAATTTGCTATTTTAATGACATGAACGCCGGCTTTGGATATCCGCAATAATTTTCATTCTAATTTGCTATTTTAATGACATGAACACAAAATGTTCAAACATAACATGCATCCAACAATGAACATTTAGGTTTGAATCATGGAAGAATAAGGAGTAAttatgatatgattattgatataTATAATTTAAGATTATTACATGATTTTTTcgcatatttttgtgacttgattaaattagttcaacatattttacaaaGGGCAAGTTcttcaaataaaaaaatttgagcATATATTTATATACTTTAAGCAAGTAGATTCTAGATGACATGAAGAAAGTAAATTGTCTTCATAGATAGGGTCAAATATATTTGGGAAAACATTATTCTCATATTCCATGAATAACAAAAATGTATACAAAATAGCCTTTGTGGTTTGGAAAACATAATATGATAGAGTTTTATATCATATCACCAATGAAAATTGGGGGGTGCAATTTGAAGTTCAAAGACTCAAGTAATTTCTATATATTGCATTTATCCTTCAAAATCAATTATACAAAGGGGACAAAGAATTAATTAAGATAGTTCCTTAACTAGTGAACAAAATATTGAAACATTAAACCTTCgtacaataaaatatattatatatatgaatcTAATATATTTGTATTGTCTAAGATCATTTGTGTATGTTCATAGTATCCTTATATCTCCTTGATAAACTATATTTCCTTTATATATCACATATtacatctctttctcatatcttccTACTATCTCATATTATCTTTTACATCCTCATCCTCAAATATGTTACATATTTTTCTATAAAAATATCTATATAATGGGACATGACCTATTCATAATACTCCTAATCTTCACATTTCCCCTTCAGTTTGAATATTAGCAAGCTCTGTGATGAAAAAAAATAGGATGTATGATAACTCTTTCTACACTCCTACTTTCTTATCATGATGTATCTTTATTTCTTataattttagttatttttttattttgtcttgTTTTAGCCATATATTTTCCCATAGCCTCTTTTACTTTGTGATTCAAAGATACCATGTAGTACTATTCATGAAAGTAATTATTAATATTCTTAATCCTTATTTACATCTTTTTTATAAACAAATTAAACTAGTTAAAATATTTTGTATATTTTACACATACTAAACTTTTTTTAACTTTCCCATCATGTACACAAATTCTTTaataaacaataattaattaaataatgtaatCTGTATGTTTCCTAGAGTGACCCATTATGGTTTAGGTATTTAGATTTAATTTCTTGAACAATATTTTCACATTCCAATCATGGTGTCCAAACTATGCAGTATTTTTCATTACTTTTCTAATcaagaaaaatttaaatatttaaaaccgaagaaaaatgagaaaataaaggaaaactATAAGATGAAATAAATACTAAaagtaaagtaaaataaaataataatcaattaatttaTATGCTACATATAAGTATCTCTACCAAATCCATATGTACCTAGTTAGTGGTAAAGTTATTCTATGAGTGGAACTAGAGATGGGTCCATTAGGGCTATGGATAAACAATTCACAACAAAATAATATCTTaatatcttttattattttttattttattaatatcattttataTAATTCTTGAAGTATGGTAGAATTAAAAATGAGGAATTGCACTTATGTGCACATAAATTCTCTAATTTGATTAAATTGATGCATGcgtattaaaaatataaattaaattcgaTGTGAATAACATAACCCATTTTATAATTTTATCTTAGCTAATATTTATCTTTAATCAAAATATTTTGAAATCTAATCACCTTACAAATATTTCAAATAAAAGCCACATTTCTTGCTATTTGTGAACATGCCTAATTATCTCTTAAAAATTAATATCATCTTTTTAAAATCCATACAACGTAacactttaatcagacctcatcCATTTTTCCTAGTTAATTTTCATTGCAATTGATGTCCTACAAACATATGATCAAATACACATTTTAATATCACAACTCTTCCTACATTACCTaggttattcaatttatttttctagTATTATTTTAGTTTCATAGAGGTTTTTTTTTCTAATGTTATTTTTATGTCTTTCTAAAGTCTTATTCTACCTTTAAAGATATGCTTTCACATATGAGATaccaaattttatttaatttatcacTTCAATTTACTAAGCACTCAATTCATAAGCTTTAATAGACCTAGAGGTTCATGTTAAATCTAGACATAAGTGGTATATTTAAATATAATCCATGGTCTAAAATAGGCCCATACTTTTACACTACATGTCTGCAttagtatttttattatttttcttccttATTGCCCCATGTTTATTCCATGGATTCTTAAATTTTTCTAGTGAACCATATTACTCTCAACAACTTGTATACAGATAGAATTGATTTTTTACATTGGAACTTATCAACCCATATACATCGATGGAGATGATGGGGTTAGTAAACTACATGAATTTTCTATCTACCGCCTTTTTGGGTTGAAATTGTTGAAGGGAGATAGTGCATCAACTTTTTCACAAGGGAAAACTTGATCCTCTTTCCTAAGAATCCTAGAAGAAGTATCCCGAGAGGTTACAACTACAACAATGGGAAATGTACATTAAATACTAGATATAAAAATTTATGAGTAACAAAGGCACTCAAATTTAGCATCCTTAGtgttttgtatgtatgtatgtatgtataagatTATTGagtgataaatgatttatttattatttaaaaacattattgaagtCTAATTTGAGTCTTTTTGTAGCATTAATGATGAAGATAAATTAAATTTTCTAAAGATCATGTGATTAATAGAAGAAAATTCAAAACTAGGAATGGTACCTAAAATATTGGTAGTCATCTTCTCAAGTTCATCTTATGCATATAAAATAATGATATAAGATGTAGTCTGACGTGCCTTTATAATTGATATATGAGTAAGCCTTCTTCAAAATATCACACTTATTATCTAAAATCAGTTAAAACCTTGTAGATATATCTAAAATGTATTTTATGCCTACATATTCTTCATATATAGGCTTATAAATATCCTAGATTCTATAAATATTCTACCACCAATCCATAAGAGATAGGTAGGTCATAGAATATTGTAATACTTGATATATTCTATTTGAAGAGTCAATGCAATAATGTGTACTACAATTACATAGGTTAAGATGCCCCCCGACACTAGACTTTCCCTCCTCGAATCAACCCATGCCAAATATGcccaaggattgatgaaggtgatGAATTATAGGTGGGGGTAGAAGTGAGTGTTCAAGGTAGTCCTCATTTAACTTTTATGCTGAGTTATAAAtaatagaattgtaagcaattcatctatttttttaataactttgttTGAGCCATTGGTTTTCTCTTATGGGCTAAACATGTTGGTTTCATATTTTTATTCtaatttttctctctctttttccaattctttgtttcttttctcttctcactTGTCTACCTTGTTTTTAACTTGAACTCCATAGCTATATTAGGATAGTACATATTTATACTAGTATAAATTAGTTTCTCTTATACTTTATAGTTACATGTTTCTAAGAGAACATATATTTATATTCAACTCCAAGAGAAGACTATTATGTGTATCTTTTCATTGAAATAATAAACAATCTAGGCACCAACAAgttcaatatttaaaaaatcatCTCATGTGCCATCATGATACTTTGTTTAGTGAAGGCATGATAGCATTGTAACTTTGGGAAAAAATTTAGTCTCCTTTCAAGAGAGGAGTTCGGTACTATTTTTTGGGGTTGATCTTGTGATATTGTACATCAATAAAGCtctcttaaagtttaaacctataAGCCTTTGTGTCTTAGTCAAATTTAAATTATGAGAAGTGAAAATAGGGCAACTTTAAAAAAATATTGTGACATTTCCTCCTAACTAACATCTAACTTATCTTTTGGTttctctaatttcttctatttcacCTGATCCTCTTTCTAAATCatatgttcaaattttttttttcaacatgCTATTCTACATCAATGTTTTTCTACAGTTCCTCTTTCTTCAATTGTTGTTGGGGCTACTGAAggggtttctttttcttttgttaGGTTTTTGAATTTGGAAGACTAGTCTAGTTGGATAGTTGTTCAAAGGTGTGAGGAAGATGTCAAAATGTTTAAGATTGTTTCAAATGTTGTTCAATCTTAATTTTATTATCTCTTGGATGATCTTGTTATTTCCTTTTTATAATAGCAATTTTGACCTTGTCCAAAACACAACATATCTCAATAAAAAACATACAATCATAAATTTAATGAAAGTATCAAACAGATTCTGCATAAAACAACTCTTATACCTTCATTAAATACTATGTTTTATAGATCGTACAActaaattttgttttaaaatctTGTTAGTCAAAGTACACTTAGAATCTATGATGTATTGATCAAATATAAATGGTAGTCTAGATAAGGCAACATCTCTCTAGCCTCTGGATACATATTTGACATATgctaaattttaattaataaataaatactgTCTAATGCATATCCAGAATGTTGATAGACAATAATGCTCGATAGTAATACAATTAGTATTTTTTACTGTCCTTTTGTCTATATTGATGTGGTTCGATTTACGTGAGTTTCCTTTTCTGATCCATTGAATTTTAAGTTTGGTGGCAACAGTCCAAGCAGGATAATGTCGCATGTGCACACATCGTTTGTGACTCTTTTAGTCACGAATTAAATCTTGAGATCACGGATGCATTATTAATTTATAATCGaaaaaattcagaattatttgaaaCAAAATAGATGTTGCTTGCTCCGAATTAAATCCTAAGATCATGAAAGCATTATCAATTTATACTCGATGAAAAATTCAAAACATTACTTACTGAATCGAAAACTAATTGATTTTGTTCAATTTTTGTAATTGCAAATGTAATCTGTAATTTTTCGGCTGCTTATTCCAATAAAAAAATACACACTTGATTTTTATTTACGAATTTCACTTCACATGAAGCATTCTTCAGGTTGGTTCAGTGAAGGTAACGAAAACAATTGCACGGCTCCTTCTCACATAAATTATTTGATTTCATTGGGTACTTCTGCACTTACGTGGAATTTGACCCTTATTTCTCGTTGCCAATAACAAATAAAAACAATACCACACCAATAACATATTTAAATATTCCTTTAGTTGGGGACACGACATTGTTTCCTTATCTCCCCTTGCGATCCACTCAGCACACCAATGGAACCCATCTTAACCATCGCCCTGCCAAAATTCCTCCTCCAAATGGTTGGATACTTGGCGTTAATCCTCACGAGTCTGGAGGTCGCATCATTTGACATCAACGTCTGATCTGACTTCAGCAACCCACGCTTGTATTGCAAATCGACGTAGTATTTCACGTCCAAATTATTTGGTGTGAGGGGATCCAATGGAACAACAACACTagaggaagaagatgaagcaggGCATTTGGCTTTCAGCTGAAGGGCATAGCTAGGATCCATGGAACGATCCTGAATACCCCTTCCGCTGAAGTTGTACAGACGATCTGCGCTGAATGAAGAACAGTGAGAAACTCCAATAGAATGTGCGCCTGCAAAAACAAAATCATCACAAgtgttagaattttttttattcACACAGTTGAATTAATTTCACAACTAGCAGAGTAACCACCTGAAAGAGTAACCATATCATCTTGGGACAATTGCTTCTGAGCAAAGAGTTGTGTCAACTGGTTTACGTCGAATGAGGGAGGTGGCAGATTCCCCGGAATATCTGATGCTCGAGATATCCTTCCATCTCTTCGTCCACCCTCAACAGCCCACATTAGGCCACCAACCTGAACATTGAATTTACATAGTTACAACTTCAGCAATGTTAGCTTAAGATAATTGCTGCGTTACTCAATTTAAATACAAATCTTACTTCGTGGGCGCTATCTCTTGCAGCGTAGGCCACTATGTCGGCACAAGAAACCACTCCTGGGCATTTCGCTTCTATTCTAGATTTTGCTGCATCAATGATATCAAAGCCAGACAAGCTTGGGTTGTTTGCTGGGGAGTCTTTCTCTGCAGTATTTCCTGCTGTGGAGTCGATGAGGATTGATCCATCACAGCCCTGCAATTACAAGTCAATGTTTAGAAAATAGTCACCTCGATCTTAGCTTTGAATAGCCCATGTAGGGTTTCAAAACACTTACTCTCACAAAGCAATCGTGAAAATGCATCCTTATCAGCTCAGCTGCGTCACCAGGATTCGCTCTAACAGCTTTGCCCACAACATCACTTATAATCCCCTCTGCCTCGGGGCATGTATGCCAGTAGTAACCGACTTTTAACCCAGCACCATCGACAATGCTGATCGAAAATGAGAGTATGAAAATTAATGAAAGAAAAGCAAGAATCATTTTCATTTCGAACGAAGTCAATACTAATTCTCAAAGAGAATTGAGGAAACTAATCACAACAACTTTCTTTTCTGCTTTGAGATAGGATGAGATGTTGATATGCGATACAGGAGCTCCTGGTATTTATACGGTTCTTCGTCTGACATTGTTCTTGAACCAGCCATCTTAGTTTAACAAATTTGACCAGGCTCTGTTCAGGATAGGTGATGTAATGTTTTTTTTTTCGCATTGAATGATTCAAGTGAATAAACTATGTAAACAATTTACTGCTAATCATATCAAAACCATTGCCAGCTCAGATAACGTGGGCGCCGCCAGCAATTAAGAGCTACATATAGTTGCTTCATGGCTCTTGCAGTCTCCAAATTTGCTCAATGTCAATCgattattctatttttttaatcaaatttaaaattatcctACAGTTGACTCGGAATTATATGAGTAAACTTGACCAAATAAACCGGGCCTACTAAATGCACATGGTTAATATTCTTCCTGTCCATTTTAAAGATTCTTTAAATAATTGGCAACGCTTATATTTTTTAACAGTTGGCAACAAATGGTGACTTTTCAAATGTGTTAATATATTCCAAATTGAAGGCCGCGCCAGATAAGGAAAGAAGTTTTAAGTTATAAATAAACCATGTCATAAGCATTGCATCACGCTCAAGGTAGATAATATTTGTATATAAGAAGTGTTCTTTGAAATGGTCTTTTTTTCAAGGTTGCAGGTTGTGCAAactacaatttttatttatttctctttttttaaatGAAGTTTGACTTACGGAAACTATTATATAGAGAGAGGTAGTTTAAATATGTATGAGTACAATAAGAAAGAATAAAGgttttgatttaaaaataaaatttgttagAAGGTGAATCAAAACATATTTATATTGATAAGCAAAAACAAATCAGTAGTACAAAAGTTTCATAACAAAGCAACAATAATGAAAGGGAAATAGGGACTAAagcattttaaacaaaattgttgGAACCAATAATTAACAAACAAAACTAGACAATTGCAAAACCAAACATAAATAAATGTGCACCCTTCACTTGAGCATGGGAATATGAAACAAACTTTAGAAGAGCCTTCTTCCTATAATGAGAAATGGTCCAAAAACCATTATCCTTAGCACCCAAAAAAGGAGAGGTAGGAGGAGAACATGCAACCTTAATAGTACGAGGCAACACAATAAGAAGAAAGCAAAAGTAGAGAAGCAATTTGTTGAAGAAATATTAATAAGGTTGTAGGAGACCCACAATAATAGCCCCAAAAACAACAAGGGACTAGAAATAACCTTTGGTACAAGCTGATTAAGAATTATCTACATTAAGGATAGAAGGAAGGACATAGTCCACATAATAAGTGTACACAAAGAAATTTCGCATTGTCACAAATTCAAGATTAGAATTCTTCTAGCAAGGAGTGGAACATAAGACATTCAACAAAGGGAAAACATAAGAGAATTGACTAGTAGCAAGGCACTATTAACACCAAAAAACATCCTTCATAATCTAAAGATTGATTCAATGAGTGATCCCCAACTAGTAAAACAACTTGGAATAGGAGAGTTGAAGAAGTGCCCAATCCCAAAAGAGTACCAGCATAGGTTGTGTGAGAGAACATAGTAGTAGCATTATCAAATATAATAAAACACTCCAAACAATTACATATTCCCATCTAATAGGAACTAGAGAAAAAAATAAAGTGAAATATTTAGGCATCAGATCCTAAATGATAGTTTCTTGATCGATTTAGTGAGAGGGTTAAAAGTGGCCACCTAAGGCTTGAGAAGATGGGCATTTTGAT
This window harbors:
- the LOC131074067 gene encoding peroxidase 5-like; this translates as MACYICSVYAQANGLKVGYYRHKCPQAESIIKRTVSKALKEDPTLAAPLIRMHFHDCFVRGCDGSILIDSTPDNKAEKESPANFPSLRGFEVIDEAKREIEAICPQVVSCADIIAFAARDSASKAGKMNWRVPAGRKDGRISKEEDIIGNLPPPSFNVQELTDIFEKKGLSQEEMVTLSGAHSIGVSHCSSFRDRLYNFNNTGAADPTLDFQLAQRLRLTCPPADTPDPTVSLEEITPTRLDNKYYTQLYRKRGLLTSDQTLLSTPSTRNMVKSNVVNPSSWRNKFGESMVKMGSIDVLTGSAGEIRKNCRIVL
- the LOC131074069 gene encoding peroxidase 5-like: MKMILAFLSLIFILSFSISIVDGAGLKVGYYWHTCPEAEGIISDVVGKAVRANPGDAAELIRMHFHDCFVRGCDGSILIDSTAGNTAEKDSPANNPSLSGFDIIDAAKSRIEAKCPGVVSCADIVAYAARDSAHEVGGLMWAVEGGRRDGRISRASDIPGNLPPPSFDVNQLTQLFAQKQLSQDDMVTLSGAHSIGVSHCSSFSADRLYNFSGRGIQDRSMDPSYALQLKAKCPASSSSSSVVVPLDPLTPNNLDVKYYVDLQYKRGLLKSDQTLMSNDATSRLVRINAKYPTIWRRNFGRAMVKMGSIGVLSGSQGEIRKQCRVPN